From one Fibrobacter sp. genomic stretch:
- the ettA gene encoding energy-dependent translational throttle protein EttA: protein MAEQNKAEKFVFYMYKMTKSYPPNKEVLKDISLSFYYGAKIGIIGQNGAGKSTLLRIMAGIDKEFQGEAWIEPGRTAGYLPQEPQLDPNLTVKENVMQAVAKKQAVLDRFNEISMKFAEPMEDDEMNKLLDEQAKLQDIIDAQDLWSLDRNIEIAMDALRCPPGDWPVTNLSGGEKRRVALCRLLLEEPDLLLLDEPTNHLDAETVAWLERHLREYKGSVILVTHDRYFLDNVTNWILEIDRGRGIPWEGNYAQWLDQKLERMKNEEKGESDRQKRLAREQEWVKQSPKARQAKSKARLKAYEELLAEDSKEQIKVAQIHIANGKRLGDIVIQAEHLQKAFGDKVLFDDLNFNLPRSGIVGIIGPNGAGKTTLFKMIMGQEKPDGGTLKIGETVEIISMEQGRDSLDDSKTVWEEITGGNDEIMVGDRKMNGRAYCGLFNFTGAAQQKKLTALSGGERNRVLMAKNLQKPGNLLFLDEPTNDLDIETLQALEQAILKFAGCAVIISHDRWFLDRIATHILAYEGDSKVVWFEGNWSEYEADRRKRLGEDADNPKPIRYKTLKR, encoded by the coding sequence ATGGCCGAACAAAACAAAGCAGAAAAATTCGTTTTCTACATGTACAAAATGACCAAGTCCTATCCGCCTAACAAAGAGGTGCTGAAGGACATTTCTTTGAGCTTCTACTATGGCGCAAAGATTGGTATTATCGGCCAGAACGGTGCCGGTAAGTCTACCTTGCTCCGCATCATGGCGGGCATCGACAAGGAATTCCAGGGAGAAGCCTGGATTGAACCGGGCCGCACCGCAGGCTACTTGCCGCAGGAACCGCAGCTTGACCCGAACTTGACTGTCAAGGAAAACGTGATGCAGGCTGTTGCTAAAAAGCAGGCCGTGCTCGACCGCTTCAACGAGATTTCCATGAAGTTTGCTGAACCGATGGAAGACGACGAGATGAACAAGCTCCTCGACGAACAGGCGAAACTTCAGGATATCATCGATGCTCAGGACTTGTGGAGCCTCGACCGCAATATCGAAATTGCGATGGACGCTCTCCGTTGCCCGCCGGGCGACTGGCCGGTGACGAACCTCTCCGGCGGTGAAAAGCGCCGCGTTGCTCTCTGCCGCCTGCTCCTTGAAGAACCGGATTTACTGCTCCTTGACGAACCGACGAACCATCTGGACGCCGAAACGGTCGCCTGGCTCGAACGCCACCTCCGCGAATACAAGGGCTCCGTGATTCTGGTGACCCACGACCGTTACTTCCTCGATAACGTAACGAACTGGATTCTGGAAATCGACCGCGGTCGCGGCATTCCTTGGGAAGGCAATTACGCCCAGTGGCTCGACCAGAAGCTTGAACGCATGAAGAACGAAGAAAAGGGCGAATCTGACCGTCAGAAACGTCTCGCTCGCGAACAGGAATGGGTCAAGCAGAGCCCGAAGGCACGCCAGGCCAAGAGCAAGGCCCGTCTCAAGGCTTACGAAGAACTCTTGGCCGAAGATTCCAAGGAACAAATTAAGGTCGCGCAGATCCACATTGCAAACGGCAAGCGCTTGGGCGATATCGTCATTCAGGCGGAACACCTGCAGAAGGCCTTTGGCGACAAGGTGCTGTTCGACGACTTGAACTTCAACCTGCCGCGTTCCGGCATCGTGGGCATTATCGGCCCGAACGGTGCAGGTAAGACGACGTTGTTCAAGATGATCATGGGCCAGGAAAAGCCCGATGGCGGTACGCTCAAGATTGGCGAGACTGTCGAAATCATCAGCATGGAACAGGGCCGCGATAGCCTCGATGACAGCAAGACCGTGTGGGAAGAAATCACTGGCGGGAACGATGAGATTATGGTGGGCGACCGCAAGATGAATGGCCGCGCCTACTGTGGACTCTTCAACTTCACGGGTGCTGCCCAGCAGAAAAAGCTGACGGCCCTTTCGGGTGGTGAACGCAACCGCGTGCTCATGGCGAAGAACCTGCAGAAACCGGGCAACCTCTTGTTCCTTGACGAACCGACGAACGACTTGGATATCGAAACGTTGCAGGCTCTGGAACAGGCAATCCTCAAGTTCGCAGGCTGCGCCGTGATTATCTCCCATGACCGCTGGTTCCTTGACCGTATCGCCACCCACATCCTCGCTTACGAAGGTGATTCCAAGGTGGTGTGGTTCGAAGGCAACTGGAGCGAATACGAAGCGGACCGTCGCAAGCGCCTCGGCGAAGATGCCGACAACCCGAAGCCGATTAGATATAAAACTCTGAAGAGGTAA
- a CDS encoding ABC transporter permease, translating into MLHVFRHEIRLIFRDPKFWIPFVIPPVILAASQGIAVSRYGGQIMEGMEGYMMLLLGCLMAPMGSPLAGDSFAGERERNSLELLQLSPIKPSTLFWGKLLAILPFPVVFSLLAQSAYWLAHPDIPAVAAVASILGALSAVLLTTAFSLMLSLRVKTVRAAAHISLFLIVPLLLLVQLFHEVFLQGLLLPAVTLAASVVLCAVSVSFGLRRFVSL; encoded by the coding sequence ATGCTTCACGTTTTTAGACACGAAATCCGCCTGATATTCCGGGACCCGAAATTCTGGATTCCCTTCGTCATCCCGCCGGTGATTCTGGCGGCGAGCCAGGGGATTGCGGTCTCCCGCTATGGCGGGCAGATTATGGAGGGCATGGAAGGCTACATGATGCTTTTGCTGGGGTGCCTCATGGCGCCCATGGGCTCTCCCCTGGCCGGGGATTCCTTCGCGGGGGAGCGGGAGCGCAATTCCCTGGAACTGTTGCAGCTTTCTCCGATAAAGCCTTCGACACTTTTCTGGGGCAAGCTTCTGGCCATACTCCCTTTCCCGGTGGTGTTTTCCCTTTTGGCCCAGTCGGCCTACTGGCTTGCCCATCCGGATATTCCTGCGGTGGCCGCGGTGGCTTCTATCCTGGGGGCCCTTTCGGCGGTGCTTCTCACGACGGCGTTTTCCCTGATGCTCTCGCTTCGGGTGAAGACGGTGCGGGCAGCGGCCCACATTTCCCTGTTCCTGATTGTGCCGCTGCTTCTTCTGGTGCAGCTGTTCCACGAGGTGTTCTTGCAGGGACTGTTGTTGCCTGCGGTGACCTTGGCGGCTTCCGTCGTCTTGTGTGCGGTTTCCGTGAGCTTTGGGCTCCGGCGGTTCGTGTCCCTCTAG